In the genome of Kitasatospora cathayae, one region contains:
- a CDS encoding TAXI family TRAP transporter solute-binding subunit, protein MTATAPRRRTVLGAALVAALTAGCSGGEGPVRSLRLATGPEGGPYNAFGRSFTEAVTASGWLTLTPVSSAASVDNLQQLADGTVDLALTTADVAEDAVLGHDTFDRPLGLTALARVYVNYLHLLAPADGPVRELADLAGRRVATGAVGSGLQVTAARLLREAGIGVRQQSLGLAESLAALRTGTLDAVFWSGGVPTPAVSALAGELPLRFVPLDAVAAPLRERYGPVYTVVTLPAGAYGLGNPVATLGVGDYLTARPGVPEDAVRQLLGILFDQWATLLRSVTAGARLEPRFAVSTGAVPLHPGAVAYYRSVYG, encoded by the coding sequence ATGACCGCCACCGCCCCGCGCCGCCGCACCGTGCTCGGCGCGGCCCTCGTGGCGGCCCTGACCGCCGGCTGCTCGGGCGGGGAAGGGCCGGTGCGCTCGCTGCGGCTGGCGACCGGCCCCGAGGGCGGTCCGTACAACGCCTTCGGGCGTTCCTTCACCGAGGCCGTGACGGCGAGCGGGTGGCTGACCCTCACCCCGGTGAGCAGCGCCGCCAGCGTGGACAACCTCCAGCAACTCGCCGACGGCACCGTGGACCTCGCGCTCACCACGGCGGACGTCGCCGAGGACGCGGTGCTGGGCCACGACACCTTCGACCGCCCGCTCGGCCTGACCGCCCTGGCCCGGGTGTACGTCAACTACCTGCACCTGCTGGCCCCCGCCGACGGTCCGGTGCGCGAACTCGCCGACCTGGCGGGCCGCCGGGTGGCGACCGGCGCGGTCGGCTCCGGCCTCCAGGTGACGGCCGCGCGGCTGCTGCGCGAGGCGGGGATCGGCGTGCGGCAGCAGTCGCTCGGGCTGGCCGAGTCGCTGGCCGCGCTGCGCACCGGCACGTTGGACGCGGTGTTCTGGTCCGGTGGCGTGCCGACACCCGCCGTGTCCGCGCTCGCCGGGGAGCTGCCGCTGCGGTTCGTGCCGCTGGACGCGGTCGCCGCGCCGCTGCGCGAGCGCTACGGCCCGGTCTACACGGTGGTCACCCTGCCCGCCGGCGCGTACGGCCTGGGCAACCCGGTCGCCACCCTCGGCGTCGGCGACTACCTGACCGCCCGCCCGGGCGTGCCCGAGGACGCCGTCCGGCAGTTGCTCGGCATCCTCTTCGACCAGTGGGCCACCCTGCTGCGGTCCGTGACGGCGGGGGCCCGGCTGGAGCCCCGGTTCGCCGTCTCCACCGGGGCCGTCCCGCTCCATCCGGGGGCGGTGGCCTACTACCGCTCGGTGTACGGGTGA